A single window of Arvicanthis niloticus isolate mArvNil1 chromosome 20, mArvNil1.pat.X, whole genome shotgun sequence DNA harbors:
- the Psmb8 gene encoding proteasome subunit beta type-8, with protein sequence MALLDLCGAARGQRPGWAAPDAGSECRSDPGHYSFSVQAPELAVPRGMQPTAFLRSFGSDQERNVQIEMAHGTTTLAFKFQHGVIVAVDSRATAGSYIDTIRMNKVIEINPYLLGTMSGCAADCQYWERLLAKECRLYYLRNGERISVSAASKLLSNMMLQYRGMGLSMGSMICGWDKKGPGLYYVDDRGTRLSGQMFSTGSGNTYAYGVMDSGYRQDLSPEEAYDLARRAIVYATHRDNYSGGVVNMYHMKEDGWVKVESSDVSDLLHKYRDTTQ encoded by the exons ATGGCGTTACTGGATCTGTGCGGTGCTGCTCGGGGGCAGCGGCCCGGGTGGGCTGCCCCGGATGCGGGAAGCGAGTGTCGCTCGGACCCGGGACACTACAGTTTCTCTGTGCAAGCTCCGGAGCTCGCAGTTCCCCGGGGAATGCAG CCCACTGCGTTCCTGAGGTCCTTCGGTAGTGACCAGGAAAGGAATGTTCAGATTGAGATGGCCCACGGCACAACCACACTAGCCTTCAAGTTCCAGCATGGCGTCATCGTGGCTGTGGACTCCAGAGCCACCGCAGGGAGTTACATTG ACACCATAAGGATGAACAAGGTGATCGAGATTAACCCTTACCTGCTTGGCACCATGTCTGGTTGTGCAGCCGACTGTCAGTACTGGGAGAGGCTCTTGGCTAAGGAATGCAG GCTGTACTATCTGAGGAATGGAGAACGGATCTCCGTGTCTGCAGCCTCCAAGCTGCTGTCCAATATGATGCTTCAGTACCGGGGTATGGGCCTCTCCATGGGCAGCATGATCTGCGGCTGGGACAAGAAG GGACCAGGACTTTACTACGTAGATGACAGAGGGACTCGGCTCTCGGGACAGATGTTTTCCACTGGCAGCGGGAACACGTACGCCTACGGGGTGATGGACAGTGGTTACCGGCAGGACCTCAGTCCTGAAGAGGCCTACGACCTTGCCCGAAGAGCTATTGTTTACGCTACCCACAGAGATAACTATTCTGGAGGAGTTGTCAACA TGTACCACATGAAGGAAGACGGTTGGGTGAAAGTGGAGAGTTCTGATGTCAGTGATCTGCTGCACAAGTACCGAGACACCACTCAGTGA
- the Tap2 gene encoding antigen peptide transporter 2: MALSYLRPWASLLLADIALLGLLQGSLGNLLPRGLPGLWLEGTLRLGVLWGLLKVGGLLGLVGTLLPLLCLATPLFFSLRALVGGTVGTSAVRVASASWGWLLAGYGAAALSRAVWAVLSPAGAQEKEPGQENNRTLMMRLLKLSRPDLPFLIAAFFFLVVAVLGETLIPHYSGRVIDILGGDFDPDAFASAIFFMCLFSVGSSLSAGCRGGSFVFTMSRINLRIREQLFSSLLRQDLGFFQETKTGELNSRLSSDTSLMSRWLPFNANILLRSLVKVVGLYFFMLQVSPRLTFLSLLDLPLTIAAEKVYNPRHQALLKEIQDAVAKAGQVVREAVGGLQTVRSFGAEEQEVGRYKEALERCRQLWWRRDLEKDLYLVIRRVMALGMQVLILNCGVQQILAGEVTRGGLLSFLLYQEEVGHHVRNLVYMYGDMLSNVGAAEKVFSYMDRRPNLPQPGTLAPSRLEGRVEFQDVSFSYPSRPEKPVLQGLTFTLHPGEVTALVGPNGSGKSTIAALLQNLYQPTGGQVLLDGQPLTEYDHHYLHRQVVLVGQEPVLFSGSVKDNIAYGLRDCEDAQVMAAAQAACADGFIGEMANGINTEIGERGGQLAVGQKQRLAIARALVRNPRVLILDEATSALDAQCEQALQAWRLQGDRTILVIAHRLHTVQNADQVLVLKQGQLVDHDQLRDDQDVYSHLVQQRLES; encoded by the exons ATGGCGCTGTCCTACCTGAGGCCCTGggcctctctgctgctggcagaCATAGCTTTACTTGGGTTGCTACAAGGATCTCTGGGAAATCTGCTTCCCCGGGGGCTGCCAGGACTATGGCTGGAGGGTACCCTGCGACTTGGAGTGTTGTGGGGACTGTTAAAGGTGGGAGGGCTGCTGGGACTTGTGGGGACACTTCTGCCCTTGCTCTGCCTGGCCACCCCCCTGTTTTTCTCGCTGAGAGCCCTGGTGGGAGGCACCGTGGGCACCTCAGCTGTCAGAGTGGCTTCTGCCTCTTGGGGCTGGCTGCTGGCTGGCTATGGGGCCGCCGCGCTGAGCCGGGCCGTGTGGGCTGTGCTGAGCCCTGCTGGAGCCCAGGAGAAGGAACCAGGCCAGGAGAACAACAGAACACTCATGATGCGGTTGTTGAAGCTGTCCAGGCCGGACCTGCCTTTCCTCATAGCTGCCTTCTTCTTCCTTGTGGTGGCTGTGCTGG GGGAGACGTTAATCCCTCATTATTCGGGTCGTGTGATTGACATCCTGGGAGGTGATTTCGACCCCGACGCCTTTGCGAGTGCCATCTTTTTCATGTGCCTGTTCTCGGTTGGGAG ctccctcTCTGCAGGCTGCCGAGGAGGCTCCTTTGTCTTCACCATGTCCAGGATCAACCTGCGGATACGAGAGCAGCTTTTCTCATCTCTGCTGCGCCAAGACCTTGGGTTCTTCCAGGAGACCAAGACAG GGGAACTGAACTCACGGCTGAGTTCCGACACCTCCCTGATGAGCCGCTGGCTCCCTTTCAATGCCAATATCTTACTGCGGAGCCTGGTGAAGGTGGTGGGGCTCTACTTCTTCATGCTCCAGGTGTCACCTCGACTTACCTTCCTCTCCCTGCTGGACCTGCCCCTCACAATAGCAGCTGAGAAGGTGTACAACCCCCGCCATCAG GCATTGCTAAAGGAGATCCAGGATGCAGTAGCCAAGGCAGGGCAGGTGGTGCGCGAGGCGGTAGGGGGGCTGCAGACTGTGAGAAGCTTTGGGGCGGAGGAGCAGGAAGTTGGCCGCTACAAGGAGGCTCTGGAGAGATGTCGACAGCTGTGGTGGCGCCGAGACCTGGAAAAAGACTTGTATTTAGTCATACGGAGG GTGATGGCCTTGGGCATGCAGGTGCTGATTCTGAACTGCGGCGTGCAGCAGATCCTGGCTGGGGAGGTCACCCGGGGCGGCCTGCTCTCCTTCCTGCTGTATCAGGAGGAAGTGGGGCACCATGTCCGG AACTTGGTATACATGTATGGTGATATGCTGAGCAACGTGGGTGCTGCCGAAAAGGTTTTTTCCTATATGGACAGAAGGCCAAATCTGCCCCAGCCTGGGACCCTGGCCCCTTCCAGGCTGGAGGGGCGCGTGGAATTCCAAGACGTCTCCTTTTCATACCCCAGTCGCCCCGAGAAGCCTGTGCTCCAG GGCCTGACGTTCACCCTGCATCCTGGAGAGGTGACAGCGTTGGTGGGACCCAATGGGTCAGGGAAGAGCACCATAGCCGCTCTGCTGCAGAACCTGTACCAGCCCACCGGGGGCCAGGTGCTGCTGGATGGCCAGCCGCTGACGGAGTACGACCATCACTACCTGCACCGCCAG GTGGTTCTTGTGGGGCAGGAGCCTGTGCTGTTCTCCGGTTCTGTCAAGGATAATATTGCCTATGGTCTGAGGGACTGTGAGGACGCTCAAGTGATGGCAGCGGCCCAGGCGGCCTGTGCAGACGGCTTCATAGGGGAAATGGCTAATGGAATAAACACAG AAATTGGGGAGAGAGGGGGTCAGTTAGCCGTGGGACAGAAACAACGTCTGGCCATTGCCCGGGCCCTTGTGCGGAACCCACGGGTCCTCATCCTGGATGAGGCTACCAGTGCCCTGGACGCCCAGTGTGAGCAGGCT CTACAGGCCTGGAGATTGCAGGGGGACAGGACGATACTGGTGATTGCCCACAGGCTGCACACGGTTCAGAATGCTGACCAAGTTCTGGTGCTCAAGCAGGGGCAGCTGGTGGATCATGACCAGCTCAGGGACGACCAGGATGTCTACTCTCACCTGGTACAGCAGCGGCTGGAGTCGTGA